Below is a genomic region from Clostridia bacterium.
CGGCCAGGTCTTTTGCCAACGACCTTGAGGGTGCCTCGGCTTTGGTCCAAGCCCTGGACAGTCTTGCCCGTGAGTTCCAGGTGCAAACACTTCACATCGGGCTAGAGGCCACCTCGGTCTACGGTGTTCACCTTCGTGAGTTCCTCTTGCAGGCTTTGGAGCTTAAGCCCTACTCGCCCCGGGTCTACGAAATAAACC
It encodes:
- a CDS encoding IS110 family transposase, with amino-acid sequence MARALFAGIDVSALSCQLVCLDEQGQQLAPARSFANDLEGASALVQALDSLAREFQVQTLHIGLEATSVYGVHLREFLLQALELKPYSPRVYEIN